A stretch of DNA from Sugiyamaella lignohabitans strain CBS 10342 chromosome B, complete sequence:
GATTGCCGGGTATTATCTGGGAGAGATTCTGCGATTGACGCTGGCCGATTTGCATAAACAAGGATTTGTGTTTGAGAAGCAGGATATTACCAAGTTGGATGAGCCATATACTTTAGACACATCGTTCTTATCACGTATTGAGGAGGATCCATGGGAGAATTTGTCTGATGTCGAGCTGTTGTTccaagaagaacttgacCTGAGAACCACTGAACCCGAGAGGAAACTGATCCGTCGTTTGGCCGAGCTCATTGGAACCCGTGCTGCCCGTCTTTCGGCCTGTGGAGTGGCTGCTATTTGCAAAAAGACCGGAATGACCGAATGCCACGTTGGTGCTGACGGTTCGGTCGTGAATAAATACCCACTCTTCAAAGAGCGTGGAGCCCAGGCTCTGAAAGAGATCCTGGACTGGGATATCGCCAACCCTGACGACTACCCTGTCAAAGTGACTCCTGCCGAAGACGGTTCCGGTGTGGGTGCCGCCATCATCGCAGCCCTGACCGCTGCCCGTGTCGAAAAGAACCTCTCCGTGGGCCTCAAGGCCTAATATATATCCCCATATATAGAGCAATATAAACCGGTTTCACACTCACAGGGCCCACTCGATGCCTCGGCTCGCGGACCCACCCGGacctgtgcctccggcggctggggctccgccccagaccccgtggctcctgcttcgcaggagttgcttgGACCGTCGACCCGAAGGTTCGAGTGAAGCGAGAGGTCTGGCCCATTACAAGTCTGATGTTGGTGTATCATGATCGAGGTTCCAAGACCGTCAACAGAGGAAATCAAACCCATTACAACCCTGAACTTGGTGTACAGTTTCTTCAAACCATTAAAGGTGCcaggaccgtcgacgcaacgactcgagcgcagcgagaggagccacggggtctggggcagagccccagccgccggaggcaggcccgtGAAAGTTTTGaactttaatattattaggTTTGATTGCCGGCCGAACAAGCAAGATAAGATTTAACTTCACCGGCGTTGGATGAAAGGAAGTCTTGTGGTTTTACTCGTTAATGATCCTCCACCCATTCGAGCGAGCTGTcaggaccgtcgacgtaacgactcgagtgtagcgagaggagccacgaggtctggggcggagccccagccgccggaggcgggCCGGTGTGAAGTTGGAGTACCCAGATCGGATCGAGGTACCAGGACcccgacgtaacgactcgagcgtagcgagaggagccacggggtctggggcagagccccagccgccagaggcatgCCGGTGACAAGTCTATAATTAGTCTATAATTTAAACCCAGTTTACTATGACATTGACCTTGTGGCTGTTGGCGGAGCCGAGGTCTTTGCTGAGCTTTTTAAGCTTCTTCTCGAGCCCGTTGATGCGGCCGCGGACCATAATGGCGTTGGCTCGCACATCGTCGGCCACTACGTTGAGGATGAGCGTGAATCCCTTGTCGGTGACGTTTTCAGTACGTAGCGACATGATTCGGTCTCTTACGTTTCCTCCGGGATACACGCCGCCAATGACGTGCATCAGGTGGCCGGTATAAATGGCCCACCAGGCGAGTTTTCGCGCACTTAAAATGGATAGAAGGGCGTCTTTAAGTCGTCTGTCGGGCAGCTCACCGCCCCATCGTTGACACAAAGCTAGTCCTAGTAGTGCACGCACCTCATGTGAAAGCCCGTGGGTTCCTGATACAACGCCGGTGATGCATATATTAAGGCCGGCGTTGGGTTGTAGTTCTTTCGGGTACGACGAGTGTATGAACGAGACGTTGACAAGTGCTTTGGCAATCCGGTTGCGAATGACGTATGGCGTTGTAGATGTAAATCCTCCTTGGAGGATTTCTACATACCGGTGACACAATCCAGGAGCATATGGCGAGGTGGCTACTAGTAGTGGATCCTGGCTTCGAATTGACGATGGAAGGTCGTGGAAAAGAGCTCCTTCACGAACACCTCCTTGTGAAAACAATACCTTGCGAATAGCAGGTAGCACCTCTAATGCTTGTGAAACAAGTAGAGCCACTGCTGGTAGTTGATTGgctcttctttctgaaaCCCGGAATACTTTATTAGCTCCAGACGAAGTTGTGGCCACAGTTGTATCATTAGAATCCAGAGATACTAGTTTGGCAATATCTATACCAGTACATGAGAATCCGTTGATGATTGGCAGTGGATATGGCTGTACATGATGGGTACTGAGTAACAGGTGACCGAGTCCTCGAAAACCGCCTCCACAAACATACAATTTAAACCCACCAGTCTTTTTAGCCGCCTCTGTAAGATGAGACGGAATGGCAATATGTTCGACGGCACTGGCAATATTCTTGGCAATTTCCTGGCGAACAGATTCTCTAGGTTCTCGTTGAAGACGGCGGGTCAGAGCAGCTGCCCCATATGGAAGAGACACTGGAGTATCTGACATGAGAAACTTGCCCTCTTTACACGAGATCCATGACAATTGAACACTTCCTCCGCCAATATCCATAAACAAGCCGTGGATTTCGAAAAACGATGAGGCTACTCCATAAGCGCCAGTTCTACCTTCCTCCTGTTTACTGAGAAGAAGGACCTCCCAGCCAGTGGCATCTTTTAATTCCTGTCTGAATTGAACAGAATTAGGGGCTTCACGAGTGGCTTCAGTAGCAATAACTCTGACGTCCGAATCGGGAACTCCGAAATCATGACAAATCTTTTTGAACCTAATCAAGGCATTTTTCACCTCGAGAATAGTAGCTGGcgaaatattatttttcaccgacgatgaagctgctgttggaaaCGAATCGaccgctgccgctgctgctgctgatgctccTGCCAGAGTCACATCTACTGAAGGCGGTTCTTCACTGGGATCCTCGTCATTGCTTTCTAGAACACTGGGAGGTGAGCTGTGAAGCGAATCAAACAGAGAAATGGCTGCTCGATCCTGGAAAACACACGGGAATACTCTAGCCCGAGCAGGATCCACCGAAGAAATACTGAACCGAATTCCATTTGAACCAATGTCAACAATTGCCCGCAAATTCGAATGTGGAGAAGTGTCAGTATTATTAAGACCAGATCCAATTGATCCCTTAGCCACCTCTTCTTTTGAGTCGGTTTCAAACCGTTGGCTGCCCAAACGCAGGTTACCCGAGCCCGAACTGTCTAAACTATGGGACattttccaaaaaaaaacgaaaCCACTTGTTAATATTAGATCGATCCTGTAATTTAAACACCTGAAATCATCGACCTGCTCACTGtgaaagaaacaaaaaaggCTGCAACTGCAACTGCAACCGCAACCCGCTTGATAAGATAGTGCACTGCAACGTAAATTAGCGAGTATTTTAGCCGAGCACGGCGCTTCAGGGGGGCTCTCAGCGGGGGGttgggtctgcctccggcggctgggctccgcccagacccgtagctccgcttcgcggaggGCTTGGGGGATTGCCAAAGAGGGGGttttcactttttttttaattaatttttggCCCGGGGAATAATTGTGACCGGCCATGTTCCTGACGGTTGACTTGTTAGCACGTGACTGACATCGGGTGAATTGTGCAGCCTCGGTTATTTGTCGCTGAACTAAAAAAGCCAAGCTATATTTTGAGCCATCTGTCGAGTATTTTCATATCTGAATTGTTGTCTGGGATGACACGACAAAGTCTCTTTTGGACCTACTGCCCTCATAGTGTCCCACTAAAATAATCTGTTATGTCGAATATCCCTTTCACATGCTCTAGTCGACCTCTCGAAATATTTTCTCATATAATCCAAGCCACATCTGCCATTAAAAAAGAGCTGATACTAAAGATTAGAAAATAATGGCTGCGATTAAATACTTTTCTCAATGGCACTACAacgaaaataaaaactcCTTCCAAGTAAGTGCCCTCACTCACTAGTCTAACAGCTTGCTGCAGCTGGTATCAACTAAGTGTGCCAAGAGTTTTCtaagataataataaattcGGGAATAATATTTCTTTGCGCCAAAAGTGCTGTAGCTCAC
This window harbors:
- the RTG2 gene encoding Rtg2p (Sensor of mitochondrial dysfunction; regulates the subcellular location of Rtg1p and Rtg3p, transcriptional activators of the retrograde (RTG) and TOR pathways; Rtg2p is inhibited by the phosphorylated form of Mks1p; GO_component: GO:0046695 - SLIK (SAGA-like) complex [Evidence IDA] [PMID 12446794]; GO_component: GO:0005737 - cytoplasm [Evidence IDA] [PMID 10848632]; GO_component: GO:0035327 - transcriptionally active chromatin [Evidence IDA] [PMID 12446794]; GO_function: GO:0001076 - RNA polymerase II transcription factor binding transcription factor activity [Evidence IDA,IGI,IMP] [PMID 7493987]; GO_process: GO:0035753 - maintenance of DNA trinucleotide repeats [Evidence IMP] [PMID 12399373]; GO_process: GO:0031930 - mitochondria-nucleus signaling pathway [Evidence IMP] [PMID 7493987]; GO_process: GO:0031930 - mitochondria-nucleus signaling pathway [Evidence IMP] [PMID 8422683]; GO_process: GO:1900008 - negative regulation of extrachromosomal rDNA circle accumulation involved in replicative cell aging [Evidence IMP] [PMID 15020466]; GO_process: GO:0001079 - nitrogen catabolite regulation of transcription from RNA polymerase II promoter [Evidence IMP] [PMID 11687605]; GO_process: GO:0045944 - positive regulation of transcription from RNA polymerase II promoter [Evidence IDA,IGI,IMP] [PMID 7493987]; GO_process: GO:0006357 - regulation of transcription from RNA polymerase II promoter [Evidence IMP] [PMID 8422683]; GO_process: GO:0042991 - transcription factor import into nucleus [Evidence IMP] [PMID 10848632]; GO_process: GO:0042991 - transcription factor import into nucleus [Evidence IMP] [PMID 11076970]), with amino-acid sequence MSHSLDSSGSGNLRLGSQRFETDSKEEVAKGSIGSGLNNTDTSPHSNLRAIVDIGSNGIRFSISSVDPARARVFPCVFQDRAAISLFDSLHSSPPSVLESNDEDPSEEPPSVDVTLAGASAAAAAAVDSFPTAASSSVKNNISPATILEVKNALIRFKKICHDFGVPDSDVRVIATEATREAPNSVQFRQELKDATGWEVLLLSKQEEGRTGAYGVASSFFEIHGLFMDIGGGSVQLSWISCKEGKFLMSDTPVSLPYGAAALTRRLQREPRESVRQEIAKNIASAVEHIAIPSHLTEAAKKTGGFKLYVCGGGFRGLGHLLLSTHHVQPYPLPIINGFSCTGIDIAKLVSLDSNDTTVATTSSGANKVFRVSERRANQLPAVALLVSQALEVLPAIRKVLFSQGGVREGALFHDLPSSIRSQDPLLVATSPYAPGLCHRYVEILQGGFTSTTPYVIRNRIAKALVNVSFIHSSYPKELQPNAGLNICITGVVSGTHGLSHEVRALLGLALCQRWGGELPDRRLKDALLSILSARKLAWWAIYTGHLMHVIGGVYPGGNVRDRIMSLRTENVTDKGFTLILNVVADDVRANAIMVRGRINGLEKKLKKLSKDLGSANSHKVNVIVNWV